A window of Chanos chanos chromosome 15, fChaCha1.1, whole genome shotgun sequence genomic DNA:
acacacacacgtatatataaaCTACTATATTACTagacaaaataaatagaatGAAAATAGAATTCAAGATAATGAGTATTATGTAAGTGTAGCACATGGttatatgaaaaagaaaacatgaattaattgttttttccttttcactgcCTCCTTTGTTGATGGTAACCACTGCTTTAATACAGGGTTGTTTTACGTTTGCTATCACCATGATTTTGTTAAATGCTGACTTAATTCATTTGAATAACTTTCTTAATGTGAAGTCTTTTCATGGAGCTGAGTTTGTTATCTTCTTTCACTGTGTTCCCAGCAGTGACACTACGTAGTTAGTAATACCAGAGGTAAACAGTAACAACATCTGTTGctttccctgtttgttttcatcagcGCATTTCTGTCAATCTTCTCATAGCTTTAAAACAAAGTACACCAATGCATACAGCACTGTGCAAATTgtgatagtaaaaaaaaaaaaaaaaagagagaaaaaaaaaacagggccaTGTATCTGGCTCGTCGGGGGTTTAGGGGGGAAGCGGCTTGggggagggtgggtggggggggggggggtgcaaggTGAAACGAGAGGGCGGTGGATTGAGAGGGTGTACTCCGGGCCTTGTCTGTTCCTGTTTAGTGGGCTACTCTGTTCATTCATGTCTGCTGCTCCTTTAGATCATATTTACTTGGCtgtcttgtttttggtttttttttttgttttttaatggtgGCACCTCATGTGGACAGCAGTATCTGAttaactttttgttgttgttgttgctttttgcATTCAGGAAACTGTCAGGAAATatgtccaaaaaaagaaagacctaAGCTCCCTCTAACCCAACACATATACCTAAAAGAGGAGTCTACGTAACCACGAGATTCCttacaggagaagagaggagcacAACAGGTGGGTGTGATGGGCGTAGGGAGGTGAAGTAATAAGGAGTATaagcagtagaaaaaaaattctaaatatACAATCACAGGAAAACACATGTATACAGTAATGAATCCAAAGAAACTGTCTTTAGAACATGACCAAGAAATCtactgaaaacagtgaaactaAATAAAGTTGCTGTGACCTGTCACGGGGCAAAGGAGAAAGTTTTGATGAAACTTTTGCAATAATCTAGCATTGTACTATCAGTACGAGAGTGAAAGACAAGTCTCATATAATAAGGAGATATACTCAGAACACCACTGAGTATTTTAAGCGGTGCCTTAATTCACAGTAATTAACGACTTAGTTTTTAACATCTACCGTTTAAGATCAAGTTCATGATGCCTTTATTCGTTATTCATGACGATTGATGGTAActactgtgtgaatgtgtgttaacTCACATAACTTTACTGACAAGTGTGTTTCTGGGTCAGcgaatattttccatttttcaggCTGGTTTGCCGTTTCCTCTTGTCAGAGGGCTTGCTGTTATTGACATCTATGAGctactggggtttttttttttttgtcttaattgaaactttttttttttaaatgggttgTGAGTTGGACCTGCCACCTCAGATCATTTGTATCCCTGTGTTGCACTTCTTCCAGCAGATATCCTGGCGGAAGCTGCTTGTTCAGGAGCCGCAAAGGATAATCCATACAGCTCCCTttcttcaacaaaaaaaaaagggggaaaaaaaatgcacagctTTGAAAGGTGAACTCCAAGAGACCGGACGTTGGATAACATCGGCCACAGTCGGCACGCATTTCCCCAAGCTTCtatgtagaaaataaaaaaataacgaTTTTATACAGCAGATTTACCCTAAAACCGAACAGCTGAGTGGACGCGAAGAGGTTTTCATGTGAATCTCTCTAGAGAAATCAGGGGGAAATTAACTGGCAACCACAGCCCTGTTACTTCCTGCAAGGCTGAGCACTGACAACCCACTGTCTCAAGTTGTATGGTGCAATCAAGCGCAACATTACATTTCAGTGTGTCAATATTACTACAGTAGTGAATACAGGATTTTTCAAATGCCTGtctaaaaatgtttgttgacTAACCAGTGTACTCTGTCATTGCCGGGGTTCAACCCTATTTGCAGGGGAAAAGGGGAATTATGAATTGTTTGCCACTTGTGACAGCTTTTTCCAAGATAAGCACAGCACAAAGGAACACTTTGTGGCCAATGCCAGAAATGCTCTATGTTTTATTTGGGTatgaaaattgcatttttaaCAATAGTCAAATTCATTGCTCATCATAATGCattgctccctccctctctctgtccaactctctctctgtctttctgtctctctctctctctctctctctctctctatctccctctgtctctacctcacacactcaaacacaccacaaacacacacacactgctctttaattgtttttttttttttctccccccccccccccctcgccccctttttttttttgccggaAAGCACTCTGGAGAGAGGGAATTGGCTAGGGGTTGCTCCAGGCAAAAATGTCATTATGATGAGAAATTGGATTTATTCAGTGTTGACCACTCATTGCCCATTCAAGCAATTCCACTCTCAAAGCTCTTTGCCCTGACTGGAAGAGGTAGTTAAGAACGTGGCATGGAgaggaactaaaaaaaaaaccctgagaaagagacagagagagagagagaggaagagagagagaggaaaaaacaaggggggggatttaaaaaaaaaaaaggaaggctGACTGAAGCCCAAAAATCATGGTGGTCCTTCAATTCTGTCAGCCAGCATGAAGGTTTATAGCCAATAAACATGCTACATGTAtgttccctttttgtttttaatctaatTAACAGTTTTAAGGTCACATAAACCAGCTGATTTATGGTGTGTAATTCACTTACCAAGGAGTCCATGCTGGAGGTCTTGAACCCTTGATTAATTCCAAGGTTCCCTCAAACAATACTTGGCAAGGAGAAAGCAGAGTGGGTGTGGAAGACTAAGCTTTTCCTTTTGTTAGACAAGTTGTCCAATATCTTGGCAAGAAGAGGACTCGCAGCCCACTTAATGCCGTGTGCGTTGGTAATTTGCTTATTTTGAATTTCAAATATGAAGGAACGGAGGGGAAAGCTATTCCAGTGGATCAAGGGCTCTATCAAGGTCGCGCTAGCACAGGAGCGATGTAGGAATTTACCACTCCAGTTTACCCACTAGAGCGCTTGCATTACCATAGTCATTGTTCAGGAAAAGAGTGTGTTCTACAATAAGCACCACTCAGGTCCCTGGTTGAGGgttaatagagagagagagatctttcaTCACTTGTCTCATCTTGTCTTTCACTCTCAAGGACAGCCTGGAAATTTCACTGTACTCAGGAGAATATTTCTCATGTACTCACATGTGGGTCTGCTTTGACTTTTActcaggaaaagagagaaaatgtcgGCAGAGGCTACGTTGCTGTGATAGACTTGTTATTATAATAATGGTGTTTTTgcaatacagattttttttttttagtttgtttgtttgtttgttttaattgctGGTCTCTTTGGCATCTTGCTTTGGTGCCTTATCTGTCTTCGCTTGATATCTTCATCCTGaagatgtccttttttttaaggaggAGACAATCTGTTATCTTGGTCCATTGATAATTTCTCTTGTCTCCTGAGGGCAATAAGTATTATTTGGTGGTGTGGTGAATTTGAATGCTTAGAGTGTAGGAAGAGCCAGGTGCGCACAGTGCataaataagctttctctctctctctctccctctttctctctctctctccctctttctctctctctctctcacacacacacacatctctctctctccctccctctctctgtctctctctctctctctctttctctctgctttgccTTGAGCACTTTCCTTGTAAAGACACTGGAAATTGCAGCCTTCATGTTAAGTCTTAACTAacacaagtttgtgtgtgtgtgtgtgtgtgtgtgtgtgtgtgtgtgtgtgtgtgtgtgtgtgtgtgtgtccagattCTCTGGTAacctctcccttttcctctttttcttaaatTTCTCTATAGCTATGTAGAAGAAGAATAGCATGATATCACATTGCTGACCATATTGTGTTGACTGAAGTAGTCAGTGTATCCTTCCTCTAAAGCATCATGGTCATTTAACCATAGCATCAGCCAGGTTAGAGACAAAGCCATCATTCATCATAgaggacaaataaaaaatgcatcGCCTGCTCTTCCAATATGCTGCTCGAGTCTGTCCTCCAAGAgaagtcactctctctctccctcacacacacaaccagctTCAACAGCACCATTCCCGCGTACTTCAGTAAATTGGCAATTAATAATGTTATCCCACAATGCCTATTATACCGCCTCTAATAAACACTGAGGCTTGTCATAGGCAAATGACTTTATGTCCTGTATTGGCAGAGATTAATGGGCTGAGGAACAGGCCTGGAGCACTCCACCTGAATTATGGTTGACTGACAGGAAATGCATGCTAGTAAGGGAGCAGAACTTACAGCAGaggcacaaaacaaacccaGTGTGTACTGAACTGGAGTTATATTCACACCTGATTATTCTTTCACTCCAGCCACCCCGgtgttcagaaaaataaataaataaataaaatctcttCACCGCTCTGACAGCACCATCCCTGCAAAGGGTACATAGtgatttcaaaatcattttgtaTGACTGTGGCTGATTCGGTTTGTGAAGCTcttggttttttgtttctttcttccttaCGTCAGTAACACCTCTAAACTCCGAGAAATAGTCTTTTAATATAGTCTGTCAGTCTAAGTTTGTTCCAGAAGAAAGGCAATTAACAGTTGTGATAAGCTTTTGTTTGTTCAATAGcagcactattttttttttttactataatTTTACCCACTTAActttctgtgtttactgtgatttACACCATGGCTGAGTTTTCACCGGATTCTGTGACGCATCTGTTCTCTTTTAGTGGaggcaaaaaaaattaaaaaaaaaaaaaaaaaaaagctatttgtGCAGTAGCTTTAGTGTAGTAACTGCTTAAACAAAATGGTCTGACCATACCCAATGTTGCAAAAGTTCATTTGGCAAATGTGTGATGGTTTAGATTGTAGACGTGTGATAGTGTGTTTCCCATCAGATCCCTTGTTTCCTTTAATGAGCTCTTGTTTAGTAGGCTACACCGCAGGAGATAAGTACTGCTTAAGCAACAACCAGATCATATTTTGATCCGTTTCAACCGTGGAGAATTTAAAAGAGTGACATGCctgccctctactggtcaaAAACTGtacaacagaaagagaaatttaGACTGGAAACCATGTGTTCAACTTAAACTAAACATTTCAAAGGCATCACAAATAGACTAGACAAttagctttttgttgttgttgttgtttttcatgctCGTGTTTTTGTGCAACTGGCACGAATTATGGAATAGATATGACCTCGTCTGATGGAATTTACCGTCTTTTTCAACTGTTTTCCGCAAGCACGGCATTTCATATGCATGGACCATTTTTCCGATGAAACATCTGAACAAATGGAATCCACTATTCATAAATCACCCCTCTTAATGGGAGAATTATATGAACAAATCAGAGAAGCTGGATAGCAGCATGGCAGAGTCGAGAATACAATAGTGGCCTTTCTGGTACTGACAGATCTCTCTGAGGCAGAACTAGGTTAATCACCAAGAGAGTTCAATTTGTTCCCAACTGCAACTCCGACCCTGTCTCTACACAGTCTGAGTTTTTCAATCGCCACGGCTGAGACAAGTTtaggctctctttctctgataaGAGAAAACTCCGTAAGAGAAGAATCTTGATATATCTTACCCAAACCTTTGAGCTGAGATGGAGAGCACTCTTTATCGATAATCTCACAAACGTTCGTCATACAACCACGATTATCGTGCCAGTGTATCAGTTGAAACGCTCGCTGGAACCAGCTAAACTACGTAACATATAACACTTTTGCAAAAACATGAATATTCCACGATAAGTCTTGTTTATAGTTGGCAACAGACACTagtaaaagaaaatctaaaaaaTGATCGTGCGTGGAAGAATTGGTAGCTTGCAAGTGCAGCATTTCTATAATCACATTTCCCACTGACGCGGCGACAAACATGGCTGGTGCACATTTTgacaatgaaaaacagtttAATTCCATAAATAGCATCTCTGAGAGGCCAAATTGATTTTACATGTTTAATTCTCGTGATTCAAATGTCAGAGGAAAATTAGATTTCAAaatggacacacaaaaaaggattGCAATGAGAAGGAAACCACGTGGCTTCATTGTGCAACtgaaaagtaaacagaaaaagttttttttttacccagctTCCATTAATTTCTATTACAATTTCGAGCTTTTCACGAAAATCAGTATTTACTTTGACAACATTGTCTGTCAAATGTCCATTATGCCTATACTTTGTTCTTATTTCGAACGCTATTCGTCATAAAATATTCCAGGCAAATAAATAACATAGCATTTACGCTGTTGTCTTTTGTGACAGAAGTAAAATAATTCAAGTCActgcaaagacaaagagaaagacagatctATTTTTTCCACAAGGTATCTGACCAGCTACAAAGTTTCATATAGGATCCTGACCTGAGGATCTCTCTCACTGGGTGATCCATACAAACTACTGGAATATTCCACTGAAGTTGTAAGGGATGTACGCGTTTGTGTGGGATTCCATGTTGTGTATGTTCTGACAGAGCAATATCCATGCCTTCTGTATGTTCAGAACTGTAGTCTCTCCTTTAAGATGCCTGCCTTTGAAGCTGCATAGTGCGCCAACAGACAGGTTCAAAGCTTAgactcctctttttctccagctcctccatcTCCTTCAACACAGAACAGCCACCACCAACCCTCTCCCACTCCCCCCTATTAATAACTGGGTGGCTCCACTGATGGAGCAGTCCTTTGAATTATGAATGAGCTTTTTCTGTGCTTCTCAGTGGGAAATTCCATCCTATTGTCTTGACTTTTTTGAAACAAAGGTAGCGTGAGGGAGATGAAAGCGACAGGGCTTTTTGAACGTGGTAAAGTCAGAACGGCAGCCTGGGTAAGTTTTCCCCGCCAGCTTCTCAGTCAGACTACAGAGTTGTTTCTGTATGCACTTTCAACAGTGGGGCCTCgctgatgaatgaataataGCTTATGTTATCGAAATACAAATTAGTAATTAATGTAGATGCGGCGTGCGTGTTTTAATAAGCTTTCTAATCTAGACCGATGATAGTGATGTGTCTAAACTTCTAATCCAATATTGGGTGTCCCCCAATTCCTGAACATTCTAAACCATTTCATTCtagacattattttttttcttgcagatACCAAACAATATACAGAGGTTTTATTTTCCATGGTTCATTATTTTCACATCTCATAATTCTTTTATGAGGACGGCCACTTTCTGTATTGAAAAACTAGGGGATTGTGAGTGCGTATGTATGTTTCCGtgcacgtacgtgtgtgtgtgtgtgtgtgtgtgtcagtgtaagagtgatagagagacagagagacagagagagagagagagagagagtcagagagacagagacagagagagacagacagagaaagagagaagacaattTGGGGGTAGAGTGGCTATTGTTGGCCTAGTTTGGAATTTGAGGATATGATTCATCATGTGACCCAGTTAGAGATCAGCATTCATACCACCTTTTCTCCAAGTGCAGCCCTCAGGCATCTCTCTTTCCACAAGGATGCCTGATATCCCCTCTCCAACTCACGCTGTCAtaacatcatcatttttttatctgtattgATATTTTTCATTACTACTGTTTTAAACAAATAAGGGTGCTGCAAAGGTGATTCATGGGTGATTCACAGGCGTGGTGAGTGTTGTCTTGGAAAGACCGCAGTGGATTAAATGTCATTTGTGCAGTAGGAGAGTGTGGGAGGTTAGGTGCAGATATTAATGTGCATTTTGTAGAAAGGCgtgagacagatggagaacCGGGGGTTACTTTGAGTGAGACATAATCAGAGGAACAACTTTCAAATGAGATGAATCATGATACTAAAATATGATACGTTAATCGGAAGCACACTTTGCATAATTCTAGCAAACAAACGTAAggtagcttttttttcctttgtcttgtGGCTACGTGCCACAGTTACAGTACAGAGCTGTTTTAAGCTTTTCAGAGCCTGGACTAAAATTCCATTTACTATCACCATAATGTATTTGTAAAAATGCGctgctgcttcttctttttcacagaGACTACGGAGGGACAAAAAATCCACTTCAGGAGACAGCATGATTTGTTCTTTTGCCTGCAGCCTTTAATCATACTGATACATGCATTTATGAATGGATCAAATATATCAGCTATATAAATGTGAGAttagaaaaacaagaacataatttaaaaagaataaaCCACAAGCGTTTCTACCGTCTGTTAAAAATTTCCCCTCGAACAGATGTCTTTTCCTATGTcctttttgatttcttttgaaTATTTCGGTAGAGTATAATTGTGCTAATACCCTGTTCTGCATGTGAAGTGGGGTTTAATTGTGGAATTGATTAAAAAGTTAAGAAATATTCTGGTCTTTCAGtcagaatgaataaaaattcTGACTTTTATATACTAATCTGGAggtgtcaaaatgttttttttttaatttatattttatgttatttaaagcagtaataatgtaataaataaaaaaaaataataatactttgAAGAGTATAGTGGCTTCTCTTGTGAAAACTCTCCTTCACACTTTCAATTACATATTGACTTTCAGAAATACTCCAGACAACTGGAGACAGTTTGGGGTTCACAAATTCATTCTTGAGGTCAGTAACAAACATTCTTTGTCAATCTGGGCTGATGCATGGGCTTGAAGCCAAGACATCAcgtctttttttaattttttttattttttttcgaGTAATTCTCATAATCCTAGAAAGAATCTGAAGCTTTATGTGCCACCTATAAgctatttttaatgattttttttctattcaaaGCTCATAAACCTTCTCCGTGTTGCTTTTCGTTAGCGCTAGAAATGATCGGCAgctacatcaaaacaaaaatcaaaacctggggggggggggcgggggggtttcAAAGAAATACTTAAATGCATAATGTTACTTTTCATCTGACTTCTTTGAAATATACATTCATGCTGCTATGATTGACAGGAATTTACCACATACCACTAGGAATCAAACATCTCACTGCTGTTAAAAAGCGACCCGATCAAGATGACGACACCAGATACCCAGCTCAGCTTGATCCTTCAGCGCTGATACGTAAAGTAACATGGCTGCGGCCCCCTAAGAGGTCAAAGGCCGTCCGTGCCTACCCTGCGTTCACTTGTGGAACATTTTCGAGGGGCTGGAGCCGTGTAGTTTCTTGTAGAAAAACACTGCCATGCCGATCACAACGATGCAGGCCAGAGTCAGTACTCCCACCGCCACACCCAATCCCACAGAGGAGCTGGACTTGCTTTCACTGTCAGTCGCTGTTAGTCgcaacaaaacacagcatatcAGAATGGCTTCTCTTAGCAGACCTCTTGAGTAACATCTTGAGTAACATCTACACAATAGTGTAATCTCAACCTATTGTTCCTCAGCATGGGTTGTGTGACCTCATATCAATCCACTGGTGTTACATATTGTGTTTCTGACACAATAATATGTTCAAAATAAGAAAAGggtcaaaaatgtgtttggaaGCATTGTTTATAAGAAAGTAATACTTCAGTTTAGAGGGTGGCTTATGCCAAGTGACAGCTTACCTTCCTCTTTTGATGtcgaaactgaaaataaaaacaaattgaaaatgtttattaaatgGATGTGAAACTTTCAAAAAACTTTTAAAGAGTCCTCTTCTTGTTTGTGGAACAGGAGTTACATTCTTTCATAAAATGTCCAGATTTAATGTTAAACAAGGACGAATTTGTCTTTGGATGCTActagaaaaagagaacagttcAACAAGGACATAGATGGCCATCTAAGGGAGAGTGAAATGATTAGAAGTCCTGTAGAGATTCGCAATTACAGGGGTGTCTAAAGATCTCGGAATAAAACATTGCCTTCTGCATATGGTTGGGAGGACTTACCGCTCTCTGTTCTGGTGATGATTGCTGGTGAGGTGATGGTGGTGAAGTCTGTGATTCCTTCCGTAGGTGTGCTGGTCTCCgcatctcttcttctcctcctgccTGGGCATTGCTGTTACCATAGAAATAGcaaccaaaaaacacagaagtaaTCAGCGACGGGAGAGTGAATCTACAGAAAAAAGGaagtggggtgtttttttttgttttttttaattttctggtGGCGGCAGTTAATGCTAACCATAAACGTGCTGCAGGtgcttctctcacacagacgCGTGATGCAATGCAAGTAATAGGTGGACACGGTCTCGTTCTGCTGTTCTATGAAGCGGAACGCTGGGAAGGAGAACCGAGCGTTATGGCTCTGACCGTTCTCCAACATCGATGTCAGCTGGTCCACGGAGCATCTGCGAAGCATCAGTAGAAAAAGCGCTGGATTTATTTCACTTGTAGCtgatggataatatcatttcaCCCAAAACCGAttgtctctctatgtctctctatGGCAGTATAAAGTTTGAAAAAGaataacagaaatgtaaaaaaaatgctttaccACTCTCCTGAACagtgagggaaaacaaaagagaagccAGGAGAACTTACGACACAAAGAGGTTGAAGAAAGTGGAGTTGGTTGGGTGTGGAGAAATGGAGGCGTAGCATCGGTCCAAGAGCACAAAGTACCTGTTGGATGAAAGTTACACTAGCGTTATTAGCATCAGATTATCAGAGACAGGGATCTTTTCCACGGACTAAAGTTAACGTCATTCAGAAAGGAAGCTTACTGAGAGGTCAGGTTGGTGGCCTGAACTTGCACATAAACCGGGGTTCTCAGCTCAATGCCCAGGGTCGGTATGACAAGGGGTGAGGTATAATTTACATCCTATGAAGACAGAATAGAAGTCCAAGTTTAGTTAGTGATTTATTGattcaaaagaaacatttacagACTATTCTACCTCTGTTTTACTTTCGAATTCCTTCTCTGTGGATTTAGACTCTTCTTATGAGACTTGGATGAGGCTGGAttacattttaaagtgttttttttttatactgagTACTGAGTGGATATTTTTAATACTGATGAAATCTTTAGTGCTAGGCTTCTGTCGTGTCATCTTACTCTATAAAGCTGCATTTTCAGAGTACTGATAAAGCTTCCATTGTTGTCCTTCACTGCAATGGAAGAGGAGGACCTGtgtggaagagaagaggagcaaaGTTAGAGCAGCTCTATCTCAGGCCGACAGTCCTGCTAGCACTTATGAGACatgaaaagggaagagaaagtTTTGCACAGAATATACCCCACAAGCATATCAGTGTGGTTGAATTTAAGATCTGCATCTGAGTCCAAAAGCCAGTCTGTCACATGAAGAATCGGTAAAAATGTctgcaaataatgttttttttctttttctaatctTTTTGTTTTCGGGCTGCCCTCGCATGATTTACTTAATCTTAATAATTTCAGCTGTTCAGGTTTTAAGTTCCTTTGTGGACTGCGACAAAAGGAGACTTGATCAGATTCAATCCATGTCTGTAATGAAAGTCTGAAACGGCTTTGCCAGTGAAAACTGTTCCACTGCAGCAAATGTATTCAGTTTCCTGCCTTAGTAAGTGTGAGCAGATgacactgtctgtgtgctgttccctttttttccccttttttctttttttctctccttttttgttgtaGCTGAAAGATGAAACGGCATGAGAGATGCTTACACATCAACCTGGGTGTTGTTGATCAGATACTCCAGAGGATAGGCACACGAGTAAAAGTATTTCAGCTCAGCGTTGTATGTGACTGTGCCTGTGGTGGGGTCATGTGACCTCACCACCCCGCTGATATTGACCGTCTGAATGTTGGAGAAGTCTGAGAATATTCCGGTGCCTGGAGCACTGGTTGTCTGTGGaacatttcagacacaaacactcatgcaTTCAAATTCTATAGTCTAACGCAAATGATGTTTGTATGATGAATACAACTTAACTATGGTATTGTTGACAAAACCAGTGCCCTGTaaaccatacacatacactatatatacatatttttattgCTCAGGATCATTGTTGAGGCATCCTGAATCATTGATTCGAGTTAAATATGAATTGAATATACCAACTCATATCACAAGTGAAATGTGTTCTCACCCTGAAGATGCTTCCGCAGGCATTGGTCATGTTGAGGGGGAAGGTGAACCTGACCACTGGGGGGTTCACAGAAGAGTCCAGGGTTCCACTGCAGGCAGGATCATTCGCAATATTGTTTAGAACAAGCAGAGACTCGTTGTAGCCAGTATAAATGACAGGGCAGGCGAGGATAGCAAGTTCGACGGAAGACGTTCCACAGGTCACAGAAATGTCTGTGTACTCTAATAACGCAAGAAAGATCAGTAAATGTggttatgaaaacaaaaaaagaaaaaggaagcaGCCTTTCCactgtttccaaaaaaaaaaagtcaccaaatATTATTCCACAGATTTACAATGCGCCAATTGATGTTCAAGCCATTCACCTTTGTACCTAAATATTGTACCATATTTACAAATGATCGTGTGTACAAGTGCAGAATGCTGTGTAAGTGTGGAAGTTAGATCAGAATCCATTAATTGTAGACAGTTCACTAAACCAAAGAAACAAGAGGTTCTCAtatccttctttctttctcaagcAAGAGTCTACCTGGACGTCGCATGGTTGTAGAGCAGTTTAATTGACTTTTGCTTTGGACGACCACTGAAGCGAAGATCAAAAGTTGTAGGAGACCCATTTTTCCTGCCTTTATTGAGTATTGATCTGTgtatttggagaaaaaaaacaaaaacaaaaaaaatcagtgaaaaacATTAGATAACCTACAGAAGAACCAAAAGTTCGGAACTGCTCCATAGGAGAGAAAGTCCCCTGGTTGGTCAGCTACGCACCTTCTCTCTGACTATTCATCCTGGCCTGGTTATCCTCTGCTTTTAGATTCGGTGAGGGTTCATCAAGTGCCTTTATAGAGATCATTCCATGCTGGGATTGGACAGAAACAAGGTCAATACGGTTTGGCGTGTCTCTCTTCAGACCACCATATGAGAACTCTTTTGTGGATAAGGTGCCATGGACCTTCCCCAAGGGCAACCACTGAAACTCAATATAATATAGACCTTCAAAGATACATCAGAGACAATGGCCTGGTTCCTTTGTGCCTGTTTTAAAACATAGGTTCCCTTGGCATGCTAATATGAGACTTCATGAAGTGCGCGCTGAGTCCCAAGAGGACTGCAGACAATGCTTTTGGGGACCATTATGGGATAGCACATCACCAGACAGTAACCGGTGGGCCTTTATGTTGACCCGAGGCTTATGCGTGGAAGACACACAATGAATAAATCTGATC
This region includes:
- the LOC115828256 gene encoding zona pellucida-like domain-containing protein 1, yielding MGLLQLLIFASVVVQSKSQLNCSTTMRRPEYTDISVTCGTSSVELAILACPVIYTGYNESLLVLNNIANDPACSGTLDSSVNPPVVRFTFPLNMTNACGSIFRTTSAPGTGIFSDFSNIQTVNISGVVRSHDPTTGTVTYNAELKYFYSCAYPLEYLINNTQVDVSSSSIAVKDNNGSFISTLKMQLYRDVNYTSPLVIPTLGIELRTPVYVQVQATNLTSQYFVLLDRCYASISPHPTNSTFFNLFVSCSVDQLTSMLENGQSHNARFSFPAFRFIEQQNETVSTYYLHCITRLCERSTCSTFMQCPGRRRRRDAETSTPTEGITDFTTITSPAIITRTESVSTSKEEATDSESKSSSSVGLGVAVGVLTLACIVVIGMAVFFYKKLHGSSPSKMFHK